AATTGACGCTGAACAATCGGCTCGTAGAGTTCTTGCATGCGGGCAAAGGCGCGATCGCTGCTGCCTCCCAAGACAATGCGATCGGGATTAAACGTGTCGTGGATTGCTGTGCCTTCTCGCAGGAACTCTGGGTTGCTAACCACATCAAAACAGTCTTGGGGTAAGTCCTCGCTATCGGCGATCGCAGCCCCAACCGGCACCAATGCCTGTCGCCGCGCCAGCATGCCATCGAGGATCAGCATCCGTACCCAGTCACCCGACCCAATCGGCACCGTCGATTTGTTGACGATTACCCGATAGGTCTTGCCATCTAAATGCTCGCCAATCCCGCGAGCCACCGCCTCGACAAAGCGCATATCGGCTTCGCCATTGGGAAGCGGCGGCGTTCCAACGGCAATAAACAAAATTTCTGCATGGGCAACCCCAGCCGCGAGGTCTGTGCTGAACTGCAACCGTCCCGCCGCTGTTGAGGACTGAATCAGCTCGTCCAGTCCCGGTTCGTAGATGGGGGATTGACCGGCCTGCAGTTGCTCAACCTTGGTGGCGTTGTTATCGATGCAGAGCACGTCATGACCAATGTGCGCCAGACAGGTTCCTGTAACCAAACCGACATAGCCAGTACCAATAACGCTTACTTTCATGGCGAAGTTAGGGGGAACTGCAAAGCTGTCGATGCAGTGTACGACAGAGGACGTGATTCTGACAGTTCCTCCCTGCAGGCAGAACGGTGATTCTTTCCAGCGCCCAACCTTGCTGCAGTGATTGTCAGCAGCAGTTAATCAGCAACTCGCTCCGCAATTCGCAGCTTGGCCGATCGCGATCGCGGGTTGGCTTCAATCTCGGCTTCGCTGGGTAAGAGTGGTTTACGGGTGATCACGGTCAGGCGATCGTCGCCGCGCAGGGCATGTTTGATAATCCGGTCTTCCAAGCTGTGGAAGCTGATCAGGGCAATGCGGCCACCCGGTGCCAACCAATCGGGCGCGCGATCGAGAAAGGTTTGCAACGCGTCCAGTTCGCCATTGACCGCAATCCGCAGCGCCTGAAACGTACGAGTTGCCGGATGAATGCGGCCATAACGGTAGCTGCGCGGGACGGCTCCAGCAATCGCTTCCGATAGTTCCAGTGTGCGATCGAAGGGACGCCGCTCCACAATCCGGCGAGCAATGCGGCGCGACAGTCGCTCTTCGCCGTACTGATAGATCAGGTTGGCGAGATCCGTTTCATCCCATTCGTTAACGATCTCGGCAGCAGTCAATTCCGCCGTAGGGTCCATGCGCATATCCAACGGCGCATCCTGCCGGAAGCTAAAACCGCGCTCCGCCTCATCCAACTGTGGGGAACTGACGCCAAGGTCCGCCATGATCCCCTGAAACTGGCGATCGCCCGGCTGATAGTCAGCAAAGTTGACGTGCTGAAACTGAGCGCGATCGCCGTAGGGCTGCAGTCGGCTCTGACTCGCGGCGATCGCCGCCGGATCGCGATCGAGGCCAATCACCTGCGTATTGGCCCAGCTAGAAAGCAACAACTCACTATGACCGCCACCACCCAAGGTTGCATCCAAAAACCAACCGCCGCGATCGGGCAGTAATCCCTCCACTAACTCCTTTTGGAGAACCGTGACGTGGTGGAATGACGACGGCTGCGAAGAATCAGCGAGCATGAAAGGGTGGCCTAGGGCATTGCATGGATCTGATTCTCTGTCACGGCACGGCCGACTTTGACACGTTGGGCGCGGCGGTTGGCCTCAGTCGTCTGCTGCCGGGGTCGCGCATTGTGCTGACGGGCGGGGCTCATCCAGCCGTGCGAGACTTTTTGGCACTTTATCGCGATGAGTATCCGCTGATTGAACGGCGATCGGTTGATCCCAAGCGGCTGCGGCGAATTCACTTAGTGGATGCCCAAGAGCGGCTGCGCTTTGGCAAGGCGGCAGAATGGCTGGACCTACCGCAGTTGGAGGCGATCGCAGTCTACGACCACCACCTACAAAGTCCCTGCGATATTGCGGCAAGCGATCGCCAAGTGGAAGCCGTAGGTGCGACGGCCACTTTAATGTGTGAACGATTGCAAGCAGCCCAGATTCAACTCGCACCTGCTGAGGCGACGGTGTTAGCTCTTGGCATTCACGTCGATACAGGTTCCCTCAGCTACGACCAAAGCACCCCTCGTGATGCTCAAGCACTGGCCTGGCTGATGACTCAAGGGGCAAATCTACGAGTCTTGCGGGAGTATGTGGAACCCGGACTGTCTGCACCGCTGCAAGCGCTTTTGAGTCAGTCCCTCGAGGTCTTGGAGTTGGAGGAACGACGGGGCAAAACCCTCGCGCGAGTTTTGCTGCCCGTGGATGGCTATTTGACCGGCCTCTCCAGCCTTGCCGCTCAGTTATTTGCCCTAACCGAAGCCGATTTACTGCTGCTGGGCGTTCACTATCCGGTGGAAGGCAGTACCGATCGCCGCTTGACCGTGATCGGGCGATCGCGGATTGAAGGACCGGATCTGGGTCAAACCTTTCGGCAGTGGGGCGGTGGTGGGCATGCCCGTGCTGCTTCGCTGAATTGGCGAGGTACCGCAATCGCAGCAACGTGGGCAGCGATCGGGGCTGCAGTTTTGGAGCAACTGCCTGCTCCGCTGTTGGCTCGCGATTTGATGTCCTCGCCAGTGCGAACGGTGCGCCCCGAAATTGCGATCGCGGAAGCCGAACGGATCCTGCTGCGCTACGGTCATTCCGGCCTGTCGGTCGTGGACGAACAGGATCAACTCGTTGGCATCATCTCCCGCCGCGACTTGGATTTAGCGCTGCACCATGGTTTTGGCCATGCACCGGTCAAGGGCTACATGACTCTTAATCCCAAGACGATCAGCCCCGAAACGAGTCTGCCGGAAATTGAAGACCTGATGGTCACCTACGACATTGGCCGTCTACCGGTGCTCGATCGCGACCAACTCGTCGGCATCGTTACTCGCACGGATGTGCTACGCCAACTGCATCAGGATCAACAGCGCCAAACACCGCCGCTGAATGCGCCTGCTTGCCTGCTACCCGGCACACCCCGCGATTGGCTCCGCCAGCGCTTGATTCCTGCGCAATGGGAGCTCCTAGAAACGGCGGCGCACTTTGCTGAAGAACGGGGCTGGCATCTCTATCTCGTCGGCGGTGGTGTGCGTGATCTCTTCCTTGCTCAGACCGATGCACCGTTGCTAATCAGCGATATCGATCTGGTCGTCGATGGGTTTCACCGCGCTCTGTCCGAAGCAGCGGGAGTCGAACTAGCGCAATTGCTGCGCGATCGCTATCCGCAGGCGCGGCTGGAAGTGCATGGACGGTTCCAAACGGCGGCGCTGCTCTGGCACGAAGATCCGGTGTTTGAGTCGCTCTGGGTAGATATCGCCACGGCGCGCACGGAGTTCTATCCCTACCCAGCAGCCAACCCCGAAGTCGAAGCCAGCTCAATCCGCCAAGACCTCTACCGGCGCGACTTTACGATTAATGCCCTTGCAATTCGTCTGACCGAACCTCACGCTGGCGAACTCCTCGACTTTTTTGGGGGACGGCTCGATCTCGAAGCCCGTCAGGTGCGCGTTCTCCATGTCAACAGCTTCATCGAAGATCCAACGCGTATTTTTCGAGCGGTGCGCTTTGCCGTGCGCCTCAGCTTTGCGATCGAAGACCAAACGCGGCGACAAATTCGCTATGCCCTCGACAGTGGCGTCTATCAGCGTACTCAAGGGGAAAACAGCATTACGCCCGCGCTGCAAACCCGTCTGCGGGCAGAACTACAACTGATTTTGGAGGCGCAATATTGGCTGCCCGCCCTGCGGGAACTTGGCTCTCTGCAAGCCTTCCGTTGTCTGCACAGTGATTGTTGGTGGACGCGATCGCTCGAAGCCCAGCTCCGTCGCTGCGATCGCCTTAATCGGCGCTGGCAACAGCAAGCTCATCCGTCACTCAAACCCGTACCGCCTTGGCTGCTACGGCTGCAAAGTCTGCTGACCAGCCTGCCAGAGCCGGGGCCGATCGCCCAACGCTTGCAACTGCCACAGGAAGTGATTCAACGCTTGCAACAGTGGCCGGAAGCGATCGCTCAGCTCACCCAACTGGATTCTGCACAACTCCCGAGTCAGCTCTATCGCCAGCTAGCGGACTACGACCCGATCACTCTACTGTTAGCTGCGGCTGTCTTACCGCGATCGCAGCGCCGCGTGATCAGCCGCTATCTCTGGGAGTGGCTGCCGCTGGAATTACCGATTAGCGGCCATGATCTCAAAACGCTGGGCTATCGGCCTGGCCCTCAATTCCGTGAGATTCTCGAGGCTCTGCACGGTGCGGTTCTGGATGGCAAAGTACCGGCTGGCAGCGATGAAGCGGCTCGACAGCGGGTTCTCCATTGGCTGAGCGATCGCTATCCCCATCCTTAGATTGCAGAAAAAAGACTACTCCCAATGGTGAGAGGAATCCGCCCAGCTTCAATTAGATCGAGGCAATCGCGGCAGTCCCAGCAAGGCGCGATCATAGAAGTTGTCATGACTGCACCCTGAATCATGCGAATTCTGCTTGTGGATGACGAAGAAGCTCTGACTGCGCCTCTCCATCGCATGCTCTGTCGTGAGGGATATGAAGTTGATGTCGCTAGCGACGGTCAGACAGGGGAGCAGATGGCAACGCAACAGGTTTACGACTTATTGATCTTGGATTGGATGCTCCCAGAGCGATCGGGCTTGGAGCTCTGTCGGTCGGTACGGAGTCGCGATCGCCAAGTGCCAGTTCTCTTCCTGACCGCTCGCGATACGGTAGATGACCGCGTTCAAGGCTTGGATGCGGGGGCGGATGACTATTTGGTCAAACCCTTTGAGCTAAAAGAATTACTGGCTCGCGTGCGTGCCTTGCTGCGGCGATCGCCTCGGCAAGAGTCCCCAGAAGTCCCTCGTCTCTGCTGTGGTGACCTTGCGCTCGATGTCCCCAATCAACTGGCCTATCGTCAAGGTCGTTGCATTGAACTGTCGGAAAAGGAAACACAACTACTAGCCGTGCTCATGCAACATCCCGGTCAGCTCGTGAGCCACCAAGCGTTGCAATCTCAAGTCTGGGGATTGGCAAATCCTCCCAGTAGTAATGTTTTGGCTGCTCAAATCCGATTACTGCGCCGAAAACTCGAAGCCCCTGGTGAGACACCGCTCATTTTCAGCGTCTATGGCAAGGGCTATCGTTTCCAAGCTGCCGATTCTGTCTAAATCGCCCTAATTGGATCTCTTTCCTATGCGGATTGATTGCCTGCCCGCTCTCCAAGACAACTACATCTTTCTGCTGGTTGACCCCGAGCAACACGAAGCCGCTGTTGTCGATCCGGCTGAAGCTGAGCCGGTTCTTGCTGCCCTCGATGCCGAGGGACTGACCTTGACGGCGATTCTCAACACTCACCACCACGGCGATCATGTGGGTGGCAACCGTCAGTTGCTGCAGCATTTCCCCACTGTGACTGTCTATGCCAGTGCAGTCGATCGCGATCGCATTCCTGGCCAAACAGTTTTGCTCCAAGCGGGCGATCGCATCCAAGTCTGTGGACAGACAGCAGAAGTTTTCTTTGTGCCCGGCCATACTCGTGGCCATGTGGCCTACTACTTTGAGCAGGTTGCTGGTGCAGAAGCAAGGGGTGCTTTGTTTTGCGGAGATACGTTATTTGCCGGTGGCTGCGGCCGTCTGTTTGAAGGGACGCCTGCTCAAATGCTGGACTCCCTCCAACAGCTACGATCGCTCCCCGATGACACTGCCGTCTATTGCGCCCATGAGTACACCTTGAATAATCTGCGGTTTGCGCTGACGGTGGATCCTGACAATCTTGAGCTGCGAGAACGCTATCAAGCCGTCGCGATCGCTCGACAGCAAGGACTCGCCACGATTCCCAGCCGAATTGACCTCGAAAAAGCGACGAATCCTTTTTTGCGCTGGGATCAACCAGCAGTCCAAGCTACTGTTCACAGCGTCAATCCCGTTCAGACCTTTGCCAGACTTCGCGGTCTGAAAGATCAGTTTTAACGAGACCAGAGGGATCGACTATTCCGTGTGAACCGGATGGGCCTCGAGTAGCTGCAAAGGAAATTAACGCGATCGCTGTGCTGATCCGCAGGCACGACAATAGGGCAAGTACTGATAAGTCAGTTGATGACAGTGACTGCATTCAACATACTGATAATGACCACAGTGAGGGCAGTGCGCCTCTTGATTGGGGAGACGTTTAGCACATTTAATACATCGAGATTTTTGAACTCGATTAGCAGCCTGTAGACGAGGATTAAAGATCCAAGCTTGGGCAATTTTGATAATACCAAAGCCGATCGCAGGAATTAGGAAGATATAGAGATAATTAACGAGAAAAAGCAGACGGCCAAAAAGTAGCTGTACTACCTGAGAGAGAGCATCAAAAATGAGATTGATGCGAAGCAGCTCAAAGGCTTTAAAGATGAGCGGTAGCGAGAAGATGACTAACAGATGCCAGCTCAGCAAAGCCAGCAATCCATAGCCTCTCTGCTGAGCATAACGATGGATACCACCCGCGATCGCGAGCAGAGGAGCAAGAAAGAGAATCTGCAGTAATAGTTGCAGAGCAGGATACCAAAATCCAGCCTGCTGATAGCCCTGTAATACGGCCTGAAAACGGCTCTGATCGGCGAGGAAACTGAGAAAAGACTGACTTATGGGTTGTGTTAGGAGCCTGTTCTCAAAATCTGAAATTTCACGACGAAGGGTTTGAATCTTCGCTTGATTGGCCTCTAGCGTTTGACGCGCCTGTGCTGCACTCACATCTGTGATTGCCTGATCGGGAGCCTGCCCAGCAATTTCCTCTAGCAAGGACGAATCATACTGTTCGCGAATTTTTCGATTTTGATCTTCTAGCCGACTAATCCCAACTCGTCTCTCATCGATGGAAGTCAGCAAGTTAGAGTAGTTCGCTTTTGAAATCTTGTCGTATCGCTCTGCATATTGCCAACACAACGGTGCAACTTCACCCAAGCGATCGCTTTGTAACTGTTTATATTGTTCTGTGAGTAAAAGTTGTGGGTTAGATCCATCGATGGTTTTCATGCCCACTTTCACAGCTGATGAAACTAGCACAAAACCTTGATTTTTCTCTTGACGCAATTGTGGATCTTGATAAATCTGCCAGTCCTGATAGCAAGGGTAAGACTCACTAGCTGTTAGCGGCCATCGACTAACTTCAGCTAAACCAGAAAAGACATTCGAAAGAATAAAAATATCGATAATAATGATGACAACGAGACTAACTTTATTAAGTGGTTCATTATTGATTGTTCTAGACTTACGAAATGCTGATGAGAACCACTGTCTGAGACGTGACCACATGATTCAGACTCCTCTCCATCAATTGCTGGCAGCTGACTCAAGCTTTTAAGATGTCATCTCTGGTGAGTTCAACTGACAATTCACCAAAATTTCTTTTTATTGAGGAAGACTGGACTCAAGCAGGCGACAACTGGGAGAAGTGGGTAGGCTTCCAGCGAGTGGATCAGCCACAAGCGGCACAATAGAGGAGTACTGCTGCTCGTACTGGTATGACTCTTAAACGTCTCGGCCACGTCGCCATTTGTGTCAAAGATATCGAAGCTGCGGCTGTGTTTTACCAAGGATTAGGCCTAGAGCTGGTTTGGAAGGATGCCGACTGGGCGTACCTCAAGGCCGGTGAGGATGGATTGGCCCTGTTAGGACCGAGCTACAAGCAAGCAGGTCCCCACTTTGGCTTTATCTTCCACGATCGCGCTGAAATCGACACAGCCTATGAGCAACTGAAAGCTCAAGGAGTGGAACTCACCCGCATCCACGAGCATCGGGATGGCACGGCTTCTTTCTATGGAAAAGATCTTGATGGTAACTGGTTTGAATATCTCTATGAACCTGCCACCCAAGCAGTCAAAACACCTATAGCCGTTTAATGAATAACTGGACTATCAGTTTCAAGACGATAGTTTTGGTCAGTAAATTCTGACCAAAACTAGCCCCTCTCGCCTGAGCTTATCTTGTCGAGATTTGTGCTGTAACAATCTCAGAACTCTTCAAGAATAGTTCCGTTCAACTTAGGCTCTCCGCTCCCTCACTGGGAAGAATGCCTAGAGAAGAGGGGCAAGTGGTCTCTCGAATCATGTTTCTGAAATCCTCGAGGGTTCTTCCGCTGGGAGAGCCAAGCAGCAACCATAGCCACTACCTTCCCAATCAGCTTGCATACTTAAAGTAATTTTCAAAGTAATCACTGCAAGTGATTATTGGTGTGCGCCTTCTAGTCCAAGAGACCAGAATGAGAACTATCAGCTGCAGACATCAAAATGGTCATCTTGGTTGATGATTGAAAGATTAAATCCACTTATGGGAATCTTGTGATCCAGTGAATCTGGATAACAGTCTTACTTGACTCGTTTTGCACTTAAACGACGGCAGTTTTTGCTGGGAATTGGAGGTCTCTCTGCAGCATTGCTGACGGGTCAGCCGCTGCGGGTTGAAGCACAGCAGCCATCACTGGCTGAGCTCGCAAAACAGCGGTCGCTGCTCTGGGGGGCGGCCATCAGCACAGAGATGCTGACGATCCCTGACTGGGCCGGCCTCTACCGGCAACAGACTCGTCTCCTAGTGCCGGAGTGGGAAATGAAATGGGCGGTTTTGCAGCCCGATCGCGATCGCTTTGACTTCAGCCGTCCCGATCGCCTGCTAACTTTTGCCCGCTCCTACCAAGCTCAGTTACGAGGGCACACCTTACTCTGGCACCAGCAGCTGCCAACTTGGCTCAATAATCTGACGGCCACAGAAACCGCAACAGCACTGCAACGCTACATCGACACCGTTGTTGGCCACTACCGAGGCCAGTTGCAGTCTTGGGATGTGATCAATGAACCAATCGCAGAAGATGGGTATGGTTTGCGGCCGAATCGTTGGTTGCAACAGCTTGGCCCCAACTATCTTGAGCAAGCTCTGCGCTGGGCACGGGTGGCTGATGCCCAAGTTCCATTGGTGATTAATGACTATGGCCTAGAGCCCGACAGCCCCCTAGCAACCCGTAAGCGTCAGCAGTTGTTGCAACTGGTGGAGACCCTGCGCGATCGCGATGCTCCCCTGCAGGCGATCGGGTTTCAGGCACACTTAGTCGCCAATCCCCAAGCACCCCCAAGTTTTACAGGGTTTGCAGAGTTTTTGGCGGAGCTTAGTCGCTTTGATCTGGACTTTTATATCACGGAGCTTGATGTCAATGACCGAGCTTTGCCTGCCAACTTTGCCGAACGCGATCGAGAGGTGGCCCACCTCTATCAACGCTTTTTAACGGCAGTGCTCCCCACCCCTCGCCTCAAGTTGGTGACCACTTGGGGACTCAGCGATCGCTTGAGTTGGCTCAATCAATTCGCTCCCCGCGCAGACGGGCTACCGCAGCGTCCTCTTCCATTCGACTTCAACTTTCAACCCACCGAGACCTATGGCATCCTCGTCAGCCTCCTCCAATCCCAATCGGTTTCAAACTGATTTGACCACAAAACCTCAACGGAGTAATGCCGCTAACTTTGTGGTCATTAGTCTCGGTATTTTGATCCTCCTCAGCGGCGTCGGCTTATTGTTTTATGCATTGGTGACAACCCGAGGACGCGATGCCATTATCAATGCCAAAGTCATTACACTCCAAGCCCCAGACGATGGCATTGTGACTGATTTTCAAATCAGGCCTGGGGAAGAAGTCCCTGCAAATCAGCCACTCTTACGGATTGAGAATGCTCGCGCCAGCACCTTTGATCAAGCACGCTTACAAACACAACTGAACACCGAGCAGCAAAAGCTAAAACTCCAACAGGATCAATTGGCAGCTATCGTCCAACTCCGTCAACAGGTAGAGCTTGATAGCCGCAATCAGCAGCGTCTAGAAATTACAAAGTTTACCGAGCTTCGTCGCAAGCTCCAAGCAGACATCAGTGCAGCACGAGAGCAATTGGCACTCGCACAAAGAATCTATCAGCGACGACAAGCCTTAGCAGCAACCGGTGCAGTCTCAGTTGAAGTTGCTGATCAAGCAGAAACAGAGTATCTGCGACAGCGAGATATTCTCAATGCCTTAACCAAGGAACTCGCTAGCCGCGAGCAAGATCTCCAAGCCGCAAGATTAGGACTGACTCTAGTCAATACGCGCAGTAACTATGATCCGGGCGTACGGCTGCAGGAACTCAAGCTACAAGAGAGTCAGCTGCGATCGCAGGTGGCTGCGCAAACTGCTCAAGTCAATGGACTGAAAAATCAATTGCAAGAAATTACTCGCAACACGCGATCGCGCCAGGAGATTCCGCTAGCCAGTCCTGTTCCCACGGTTTTATGGCAAGCATCGGTGAGCAATGGCGATGTTGTAACACGGGGTCAAACATTAGCCAAAACGATTGACTGCCGCGATCGCTGGGTTGATGTCTACATTGGTGAAACTGCTTTGCGTAAGATTCGAGTAGGTGAACCAGCTCGAGTCGATTTAATTGGCAAAGATAGATCTTTAGAAGGAAAAGTTATTTTTATCCGATCTGGCGTTGGTCGGTTGCGAGTAGGCGAAGATGTTTTGCCCTCAATTCCTATTAATCTTGCCCGAGAAAGTCAGGTTCGTATTCAGCTCAATCCTGACAAGATACAACCCTCTGAGTTCTGTGATGTTGGCTTTACAGGCCGTGTCACCTTCCAGAACCTTTAGGGAACAGAATCATGTCATTCCCTAATCTCTTGCGGCGAACGCAGCAGTCTAGCTTGCCACCCAATCCTATTTCGCCATGGACCTGGGGATTTTTATGTCTGAGTCTTGCTGTCTTTGTTATTGCCCTGCTCAGCCTCAATTTAAGCTGGTTCCAAAATCTACCTACTTATCTCAATCCTCAGCTGACTCGAGATTTACCTGAATCTCTACAGTTTCCAGACGAGCCGAGCAAGCTACTTCAACCCCTTTTGATAGCAACAGCATTGCTACTCTTATTAACCGTCTTTCCCCATCATCCAGTTAGTCACTTAATCGTTCTTGTTTTCCTTTTAATTTATGGATTTAGGTACTTTATTTGGCGTTTATTTGCACTCAATTCAGGGCATTGGATTAGCCTAACTTTTAGTATTATTTTTCTGCTAGCCGAGAGTCTTTATGTCTTAAGCTTACTAGTACAGTTTTATCCTACGCTTGTTTTTGATCCTCAACGGCGATCGCGACAGGCTGATGAGCAAGAAGATATCCTGCATGAGTTCTCGCCTAGTGTCGCTATTTGGATTCCGATTTACAATGAAGACCCTCGCATCATTCGGCGAACCATTCTCGCCTGCCAGCTAATTAACTATGACAACAAAGAAATTTACGTCTTAGATGATGGGCATCGACCAATTATTCAAGCAATTACTGAAGAACTCAATGTTCATTACCTTAGTCGACCCGATAATACACATCGAAAAGCTGGAAATCTCAACTATGCATTAGCTCATACAGAAAGTGATTTAATCGCTGTTTTCGACTGTGACTTCTTACCCTTTCATAATTTTCTGCAGCGGACTGTTGGTTTCTTTATTGATGATGACATCGCTCTCGTTCAAACACCACAACACTATTACAATAGTGACTTTCATAATCGGAACCTAGGTTTAGACTATGTCTTGCCCAATGATATGGATTACTTTTTTCACTATATCCAACCTCTTCGTGATCAATTTAATTCAGTTATTTGCTGTGGAACGTCGTATGTCGCTCGTCGCTCAGCACTTGAAGAGGTTGGTGGCTACTACACCGATTGTATTGTTGAAGATTTTCAAACTGGAACGAAGTTGCTTCTCAATCGTTGGCGGGTTGTTTATCTCAATGAGGTTTTAAGTATAGGAGAGGTGCCTCGCCATTTTTCAGAATATCTCCAGCAACGCTTGCGCTGGATGCAAGGAAACATTCAACTTTATTGCAGTGGAGAAAAGCTACCCATTTGGTCTCAACGTCTGACCACTTGGCAGCGGCTCTTTTATTTCAGTCTGCTGATCTACTGCTTAACACCATTGATGCGGGCAGTGTATATCCTCTTTCCACTGCTGAGCTTCCTCTTTGGCTTCACACTCATCGCGGCACCGCCTATTGAATACTTACATTACGGCCTTCCTTTTGTCTTATTAATCTATGGCGCAACAAGTTGGTTAGCTTACAAGCACTACTTTCTCTATTGGACAGAGGTCTATGAATCCATTATGTGCTGGCCTAGCTTGCATCGACTGGTGCAGGTTCTCCTGAATCCCTTCGGTCATTTTGGATCACTAGTGACTGCCAAGGGAGAGTTAGACAATCGCAAACGCTTCAACTGGCATATGTCTTGGCCGTTTGTTGCCTATCTCATTTTATTTAGCCTTGGTTTCTGTCTACGCTATCTTGCCCCCTTGCTATCTCCCAACTTTGTGCGATCGCCGTTTGAAGGGGAAGGATTAATGATTGTCTGGAATTTCTACAATGCCATGTTGATGTTGGTCTGTTTATTTGCCTGTATTGATCAACCAATTCGACGGCAATTTGAGCGCTATCCCTATCAAACAGTGGCCTGTCTTGAAGTTGACGGTCGCAAACTTTGGGGAGTGACTCAAGATCTTTCAGAAGGCGGAGCCAGTTTTGTCTTACGCAATGAGCGAGACCTGCAATTGATCTATGGACAGGCAGAGCTTGTCTTGTTGAGAGAAGAGCTACGAATACCCGTCAATGTCTTACGGATTAGTCGGAAAGCCATCAATGGACATCGCCAAATTGGCCTTGAGTTCAAAATTCCTGACAAAGCTGCCGAACAAATGCTCATTCGCTTGCTCTATGTAGATTCAGGGTTATGGTGGCATCAAGTACGTCGGACAAGCGCACTCGATGCTTTCTTGCTGCTGATTCGTTCTGCCTTAAATCCACATGCACTCTTAACACGCTACAGAGATGGCTAAAGCTGCTAGATAGCAAGCCTGTTTAGTCCTTGATGATGATTTATTAGGAATCTCTTGCGATAGCATTCAGTTTTGAATCGCACGGTTTTTTGATGTCAGGGCTTCGCGGATGAGATTCCTGTCTCAGAAGTATTCTTTGCTACAGGGATTTACGATTTCCCTTGCTACGGTATGACCCATCCAAGCTTTATGAAAGCTGTTATAGACAGCAACGCACTAGCAGAGCTCTGCTAGTGCGCTATCTTGTATCCTGACTTTGACTCAGACTTTAGCCAAACAGCTTTCTGAAAAAGCCCTTGATTTTGCACAGTAAACGACTGAAGAGACTGGGCTTCGGTGCTTCACTGGCCAATTGAAGTGATCCTTGGGGAGCTGCTGGTTGCATGCGATCGCCAAGGATCTGGCTTGGAACGGCAGCAGCAGTAAGGTTCTCTTGAGCAGCGGTTTCTGGCGGAGCTTCTGGGGCTGGTAGCACTTCTGGCACAGGCGCTAGTTCTGGAATTTCAGCTTCAATCGCTGCTGGGGTACTTTCCTGAGCTGTTTCCAGTGGATCAGCTGCGATTGTGGGTAAATCTACTACTGGCTGGCTGACTGTTTCTGTTGTTTCAGTTGCAATCGCGGACACAGCCTCCAAAGTCTCACCAATCGG
The sequence above is a segment of the Synechococcus elongatus PCC 11801 genome. Coding sequences within it:
- a CDS encoding VOC family protein; the protein is MTLKRLGHVAICVKDIEAAAVFYQGLGLELVWKDADWAYLKAGEDGLALLGPSYKQAGPHFGFIFHDRAEIDTAYEQLKAQGVELTRIHEHRDGTASFYGKDLDGNWFEYLYEPATQAVKTPIAV
- a CDS encoding endo-1,4-beta-xylanase encodes the protein MTRFALKRRQFLLGIGGLSAALLTGQPLRVEAQQPSLAELAKQRSLLWGAAISTEMLTIPDWAGLYRQQTRLLVPEWEMKWAVLQPDRDRFDFSRPDRLLTFARSYQAQLRGHTLLWHQQLPTWLNNLTATETATALQRYIDTVVGHYRGQLQSWDVINEPIAEDGYGLRPNRWLQQLGPNYLEQALRWARVADAQVPLVINDYGLEPDSPLATRKRQQLLQLVETLRDRDAPLQAIGFQAHLVANPQAPPSFTGFAEFLAELSRFDLDFYITELDVNDRALPANFAERDREVAHLYQRFLTAVLPTPRLKLVTTWGLSDRLSWLNQFAPRADGLPQRPLPFDFNFQPTETYGILVSLLQSQSVSN
- a CDS encoding HlyD family secretion protein, with amino-acid sequence MASSSASSNPNRFQTDLTTKPQRSNAANFVVISLGILILLSGVGLLFYALVTTRGRDAIINAKVITLQAPDDGIVTDFQIRPGEEVPANQPLLRIENARASTFDQARLQTQLNTEQQKLKLQQDQLAAIVQLRQQVELDSRNQQRLEITKFTELRRKLQADISAAREQLALAQRIYQRRQALAATGAVSVEVADQAETEYLRQRDILNALTKELASREQDLQAARLGLTLVNTRSNYDPGVRLQELKLQESQLRSQVAAQTAQVNGLKNQLQEITRNTRSRQEIPLASPVPTVLWQASVSNGDVVTRGQTLAKTIDCRDRWVDVYIGETALRKIRVGEPARVDLIGKDRSLEGKVIFIRSGVGRLRVGEDVLPSIPINLARESQVRIQLNPDKIQPSEFCDVGFTGRVTFQNL
- a CDS encoding glycosyltransferase, encoding MSFPNLLRRTQQSSLPPNPISPWTWGFLCLSLAVFVIALLSLNLSWFQNLPTYLNPQLTRDLPESLQFPDEPSKLLQPLLIATALLLLLTVFPHHPVSHLIVLVFLLIYGFRYFIWRLFALNSGHWISLTFSIIFLLAESLYVLSLLVQFYPTLVFDPQRRSRQADEQEDILHEFSPSVAIWIPIYNEDPRIIRRTILACQLINYDNKEIYVLDDGHRPIIQAITEELNVHYLSRPDNTHRKAGNLNYALAHTESDLIAVFDCDFLPFHNFLQRTVGFFIDDDIALVQTPQHYYNSDFHNRNLGLDYVLPNDMDYFFHYIQPLRDQFNSVICCGTSYVARRSALEEVGGYYTDCIVEDFQTGTKLLLNRWRVVYLNEVLSIGEVPRHFSEYLQQRLRWMQGNIQLYCSGEKLPIWSQRLTTWQRLFYFSLLIYCLTPLMRAVYILFPLLSFLFGFTLIAAPPIEYLHYGLPFVLLIYGATSWLAYKHYFLYWTEVYESIMCWPSLHRLVQVLLNPFGHFGSLVTAKGELDNRKRFNWHMSWPFVAYLILFSLGFCLRYLAPLLSPNFVRSPFEGEGLMIVWNFYNAMLMLVCLFACIDQPIRRQFERYPYQTVACLEVDGRKLWGVTQDLSEGGASFVLRNERDLQLIYGQAELVLLREELRIPVNVLRISRKAINGHRQIGLEFKIPDKAAEQMLIRLLYVDSGLWWHQVRRTSALDAFLLLIRSALNPHALLTRYRDG